In endosymbiont of unidentified scaly snail isolate Monju, the following are encoded in one genomic region:
- a CDS encoding AMP-binding protein has product MRPQIEYQGEPFDPLAWRGPQPVRPRVLADAGQDTLRKLSLLLLLLLLHAMAEGWTYMPLDPRLPSSRRERLLRAAAAGSLLLEDGTRPVSASPVSSVAGFRLLIATSGTRGEPRLVELDRPRLEAAAEASNHLLGLQQGDGWLLCLPLHHVAAVAVVVRCGLAGARVVVQACFDPSALLARLARGDITHLSLVPTQLYRLLREDPAFVPPPALRVVLLGGAPAEASLVHEALARGWPVCPSYGLTEAASQVATCHPPPAEWSPGLAGRPLSHVQVAIAEDGRIRLRGPSIAQRVIAAEGVRQLLDDEGWYTTGDLGHIDSAGRLWVLGRADEVIISGGEKVHPATVERVLQSCPGVDEVAVVGVPDSEWGERLVACYRSEISPAGLMDWAREHLAGAHRPSACLAIERLPRNALGKLLRHRLREDVQSLSQ; this is encoded by the coding sequence GTGAGACCACAGATCGAATACCAGGGTGAACCTTTCGATCCCCTGGCGTGGCGGGGGCCGCAACCGGTGCGCCCCCGGGTGCTGGCCGATGCGGGGCAGGACACGCTGCGCAAGCTGTCGCTGCTGCTGCTGCTGCTGCTGCTGCATGCCATGGCAGAGGGCTGGACCTATATGCCGCTCGATCCCCGTCTGCCATCGTCGCGTCGGGAACGCCTGCTGCGGGCCGCGGCCGCCGGCAGCCTGCTGCTGGAGGACGGTACGCGGCCGGTGTCGGCATCGCCGGTGTCGTCCGTGGCCGGTTTCCGGCTGCTGATCGCCACCAGCGGGACCCGCGGCGAGCCAAGGTTGGTCGAGCTGGACCGTCCGCGCCTGGAGGCGGCGGCCGAGGCCTCGAACCACCTGCTGGGCCTGCAGCAAGGCGACGGCTGGTTGCTGTGCCTGCCCTTGCATCATGTGGCGGCGGTGGCCGTGGTGGTGCGCTGTGGACTGGCCGGTGCGCGGGTGGTGGTGCAGGCGTGCTTCGACCCGTCGGCACTGCTTGCGCGTCTGGCGCGGGGCGACATCACGCACCTGTCACTGGTGCCTACCCAGTTGTACCGGCTGCTGCGAGAAGACCCCGCCTTCGTGCCGCCACCGGCCTTGCGCGTGGTGTTGCTCGGGGGCGCGCCCGCCGAGGCATCGCTGGTCCACGAGGCCCTGGCGCGCGGCTGGCCGGTCTGCCCCAGCTACGGTCTCACCGAGGCGGCCTCGCAGGTGGCCACCTGTCATCCGCCCCCCGCCGAATGGTCTCCCGGGCTGGCCGGGCGGCCCTTGTCGCACGTGCAGGTCGCCATCGCCGAGGACGGGCGCATTCGCCTGCGCGGACCGAGCATCGCGCAACGGGTAATCGCAGCGGAGGGGGTGCGCCAGCTGCTCGACGACGAGGGTTGGTACACCACCGGCGATCTGGGACACATCGATTCCGCGGGGCGCCTGTGGGTGCTGGGGCGCGCCGACGAGGTCATCATCAGCGGTGGCGAGAAGGTGCACCCGGCTACCGTGGAGCGTGTGTTGCAGTCCTGTCCTGGCGTGGACGAGGTTGCGGTGGTCGGCGTGCCCGACAGCGAGTGGGGGGAACGCCTGGTGGCCTGCTACCGGAGTGAGATCTCGCCCGCAGGCCTGATGGACTGGGCGCGCGAGCATCTTGCCGGTGCGCACCGACCGTCGGCCTGCCTGGCTATCGAACGCTTGCCTCGCAATGCCCTGGGCAAGCTGTTGCGCCACCGCCTGCGCGAGGACGTTCAGTCGCTCTCGCAATAG
- a CDS encoding acyl-CoA thioesterase, with the protein MSHHLHRFRVPFDQLDPGGILFYGHLFTHAHHALEALLREIGWGLAELLAEERYRLPVVHAEADYHAPLQLDAQIDVTVAVRHIGEHSFTLGYRFLHEEVLCATVGTAHVLVDAGNGRPTPLPEALRQALSRYCESD; encoded by the coding sequence ATGAGTCATCACCTCCACCGGTTTCGCGTCCCTTTCGACCAGCTCGACCCCGGCGGCATCCTGTTCTACGGTCACCTGTTCACACACGCCCATCACGCCCTCGAGGCCCTGCTGCGCGAGATCGGCTGGGGGCTGGCGGAGCTGCTCGCCGAGGAACGCTATCGCCTGCCGGTGGTCCACGCCGAGGCCGACTACCACGCCCCCCTGCAACTCGATGCGCAGATCGACGTGACGGTGGCCGTGCGCCACATCGGCGAGCACAGCTTTACCCTGGGGTATCGCTTTCTGCATGAAGAGGTACTCTGCGCCACCGTCGGCACGGCGCACGTGCTCGTGGACGCCGGCAATGGCCGCCCCACACCCTTGCCCGAGGCACTGCGACAGGCCCTGTCGCGCTATTGCGAGAGCGACTGA
- the menC gene encoding o-succinylbenzoate synthase, with protein MSPSSRLWLRLHPYRLALRNPWPAAHAMPGERRGWLLELEQGEDCGWGDCAPLPAAGTEDPAAAGQALDALPRESDAATLTRWADRLLTAQPAVACALHTALLDLQCRQQRLPMRKRLHVEASDQVPVNGVAGALSEAALQQVLDAGYRQIKCKLGLVPWQQEARLLERLCSSLPGDVLLRLDANRAWSADEARQFLHAIEGLPIESLEEPLRDPHPERLAELQAGTRIELALDESLRLPEGPRLLSAAPVRRLVLKPMAHGGPVKTLALARQAQTRGLRVVISSTLESSIGLHAAAQLAAALGPTDPDLAHGLATADWLATDLAPPPRLQDGRLWLDPRPGLGVTP; from the coding sequence ATGTCGCCTTCTTCTCGCCTCTGGCTTCGCCTGCACCCCTATCGCCTGGCCCTGCGCAATCCCTGGCCAGCCGCGCATGCGATGCCGGGCGAACGACGTGGCTGGCTGCTGGAACTGGAGCAGGGCGAGGATTGCGGATGGGGCGATTGCGCTCCCCTGCCGGCCGCCGGCACCGAGGATCCCGCTGCCGCCGGACAGGCATTGGACGCACTGCCACGCGAAAGCGATGCCGCGACACTGACGCGATGGGCGGACCGCCTGCTCACCGCGCAACCCGCCGTGGCCTGCGCGCTGCACACCGCACTGCTCGACCTGCAATGCCGGCAACAGCGACTGCCCATGCGCAAACGACTGCATGTGGAGGCGAGCGACCAGGTTCCGGTCAATGGCGTGGCCGGCGCACTCTCGGAGGCTGCGTTGCAGCAGGTCCTCGACGCGGGCTACCGGCAGATCAAGTGCAAGCTTGGGCTGGTCCCCTGGCAACAGGAAGCCCGCTTGCTCGAACGCCTCTGCTCGTCCCTGCCGGGTGATGTGCTGTTACGACTGGATGCCAACCGCGCCTGGTCCGCGGACGAGGCGCGACAGTTCCTGCATGCGATCGAGGGCCTGCCGATCGAGTCACTGGAAGAGCCGTTGCGTGACCCCCACCCCGAACGGCTCGCGGAACTGCAGGCCGGGACCCGCATCGAACTGGCCCTCGACGAATCCCTGCGTCTGCCCGAAGGGCCCCGGCTGTTGAGCGCCGCCCCGGTACGGCGTCTGGTACTCAAGCCGATGGCGCACGGCGGTCCCGTAAAGACCCTGGCACTGGCGCGCCAGGCACAGACCCGGGGCTTGCGGGTGGTGATAAGCTCCACCCTGGAATCCAGCATCGGCCTGCATGCGGCTGCCCAACTGGCCGCGGCACTCGGCCCGACCGATCCCGATCTGGCTCACGGTCTGGCCACCGCCGACTGGCTGGCCACGGACCTTGCGCCACCCCCTCGCCTGCAGGACGGTCGGCTCTGGCTCGATCCACGACCCGGCCTGGGAGTCACACCATGA
- the menB gene encoding 1,4-dihydroxy-2-naphthoyl-CoA synthase: MSWQAVPDRVYQDILYDHHEEGIARITINRPEVRNAFRPRTVSELMDAFAHAHHDPDIGVIVLTGAGDKAFCSGGDQKVRGDDGGYKDEQGVHHLNVLDLQMQIRRLPKPVVAMVAGYAIGGGHVLHLVCDLTIAADNARFGQTGPRVGSFDAGLGAGILARTVGLKKAKEIWFLCRQYDAQEALAMGLVNAVVPLERLEEETLDWCRQMLRHSPTALRLLKAGFNADTDGLAGVQELAGNATALFYMTAEGQEGRDAFLEKRPPDFRKFPRRP; the protein is encoded by the coding sequence ATGAGTTGGCAAGCCGTGCCCGACCGGGTCTACCAGGACATCCTCTACGACCATCACGAAGAAGGCATTGCCCGCATCACCATCAACCGGCCGGAGGTGCGCAATGCCTTCCGGCCACGCACGGTGAGCGAGCTCATGGATGCCTTCGCCCATGCGCATCACGATCCGGACATCGGCGTCATCGTGCTCACCGGCGCCGGCGACAAGGCCTTCTGCTCGGGCGGCGATCAGAAGGTGCGTGGCGACGACGGTGGATACAAGGACGAGCAGGGGGTGCACCACCTCAATGTGCTCGACCTGCAGATGCAGATCCGCCGCCTGCCCAAGCCGGTGGTGGCGATGGTTGCCGGCTATGCCATCGGTGGTGGGCATGTACTGCACCTGGTGTGCGATCTCACCATCGCCGCCGACAACGCCCGCTTCGGGCAGACCGGCCCGCGGGTGGGGTCCTTCGACGCCGGCCTGGGTGCGGGCATCCTCGCGCGTACCGTGGGCCTGAAGAAGGCCAAGGAGATCTGGTTCCTCTGCCGCCAGTACGACGCACAGGAGGCCCTGGCCATGGGGCTGGTGAACGCCGTGGTGCCCCTGGAGCGGCTCGAGGAGGAGACCCTGGACTGGTGCCGGCAGATGCTCAGGCACTCGCCCACCGCCCTGCGCCTGTTGAAGGCCGGGTTCAATGCGGATACCGATGGCCTGGCGGGCGTCCAGGAACTGGCGGGCAATGCCACCGCGCTGTTCTACATGACGGCCGAGGGCCAGGAAGGGCGTGACGCCTTCCTCGAGAAGCGCCCGCCCGATTTCCGCAAGTTTCCGCGTCGCCCCTGA
- the menA gene encoding 1,4-dihydroxy-2-naphthoate octaprenyltransferase, translating into MSPLAAWLAAIRPRTLGLSVSPVLLGTALAFAETGRVHAGVFLATLLAALLIQIGTNLHNDVADFLRGTDTPERLGPARATAQGWLSPQAVSRAAVLAFALALVAGLFLAWVGGWPIVVLGLVSLAAGAAYSGGPWPLSSLPVGELFVFLFFGVLAVAGSHYLQTGYWSAAALLGGAILGLPAAAVLLLNNFRDRHGDARAGRRTLAILLPAPGSHRAYAVMMLAPFALLPGLLAWPAWLLPMLLLPWAWRLTRDFWHAPDGRALNPVLARTARFQFWLGVSVAVSLWPGIPA; encoded by the coding sequence ATGTCGCCGCTCGCTGCCTGGCTGGCGGCCATTCGGCCCCGCACGCTCGGGCTCTCCGTCAGCCCGGTCCTGCTGGGAACGGCCCTGGCATTCGCCGAGACCGGGCGGGTGCATGCCGGGGTCTTTCTCGCCACCCTGCTGGCGGCCCTGCTGATCCAGATCGGCACCAATCTGCACAACGACGTGGCCGATTTCCTGCGCGGCACCGATACCCCGGAGCGCCTGGGGCCGGCGCGCGCGACCGCGCAGGGCTGGCTGAGTCCACAGGCGGTATCGCGCGCTGCGGTCCTGGCCTTCGCGCTGGCGCTGGTCGCTGGCCTGTTCCTGGCCTGGGTCGGCGGCTGGCCGATCGTGGTGCTGGGCCTCGTCTCCCTGGCCGCCGGGGCGGCCTATTCCGGCGGGCCGTGGCCCTTGTCTTCCCTGCCAGTGGGCGAGCTGTTCGTGTTCCTTTTCTTCGGGGTGCTGGCGGTGGCCGGCAGTCATTATCTGCAGACCGGGTACTGGAGCGCCGCGGCCCTGCTGGGTGGTGCTATCCTGGGACTGCCGGCCGCCGCGGTACTGCTGCTCAACAATTTTCGCGACCGCCATGGCGATGCGCGCGCTGGTCGTCGCACCCTGGCGATCCTGTTGCCGGCGCCCGGCAGCCATCGGGCGTATGCCGTGATGATGCTGGCGCCCTTCGCCCTGTTGCCCGGCCTGCTCGCCTGGCCGGCCTGGCTGCTGCCCATGCTGCTGTTGCCCTGGGCCTGGCGCCTGACACGCGACTTTTGGCATGCCCCCGATGGACGGGCATTGAACCCGGTGCTCGCACGCACGGCGCGTTTCCAGTTCTGGCTGGGGGTGAGTGTTGCGGTGAGTCTGTGGCCGGGCATTCCCGCATGA
- a CDS encoding nitrate reductase → MNKTVETTCPYCGVGCGVEVTVLGDTGVRVRGLADHPANHGKLCSKGAALAETVSHEGRLRHPRVDGRETGWDEALDTLAARFRAIIEEHGPDAVAFYVSGQLLTEDYYVANKLMKGFIGSANIDTNSRLCMSSAVAGHKRAFGADTVPGCYEDLELADLVVFAGSNAAWCHPVLYQRIVRARRERADGEHPLRVVVIDPRRTATCDIADLHLPLRPGTDAVLFNGLFAWLHDQGYGDPLFVGEQCEGFEEALRIARWYAPSPVAVAEHCGLAVEQVETFYRWFARTPRTVTLFSQGINQSSSGTDKVNAILNCHLFTGRIGLPGAGPFSLTGQPNAMGGREVGGLANQLAAHMDFEREEHIDLVERFWQAPGMARRPGLKAVDMFRALDEGRIRAIWIMGTNPAVTLPDSNRVRRALSRCPLVVVSDCVETDTTDFAHILLPAATWGEKEGTVTNSERRISRQRAFLEPPGEARPDCWILSRFAQRLGFAGFDYAGPHEIFREHARLSAFENGGERDFDLSGLQDIDRAAYDALAPVQWPVLAPGQGTARLLGRSGFYTPNRRARFVAITPRPPAHLTDPDYPLVLNTGRVRDQWHTMTRTGRSPRLTGHVSEPYAELHPLDARERGIEDGCLVQLSSRWGEVIVRARVADSQQRGCVFVPMHWNDRFASAARADALVNPALDPVSGQPEFKHTPVRVVCYAPVWYGFVLTRREIVPEQATYWSRARREGLWHYELAGEEAPQDWAACARRMLIDDTGGQGAWAELFDTAASTYRAALFDGERLEACIFIGPDFQLPERDWLVRLFAEERLDPRQRQRVLAGTPGANQKDAGRIVCSCFSVGRNTLIEAIREGAASPEALGERLQAGTNCGSCVPELRALIAETVQGSG, encoded by the coding sequence ATGAACAAGACCGTAGAGACCACCTGCCCCTATTGCGGCGTCGGCTGTGGCGTGGAAGTCACGGTGCTCGGCGACACCGGGGTCCGCGTGCGTGGTCTGGCCGACCACCCGGCCAACCATGGCAAGCTCTGTTCCAAGGGAGCGGCGCTGGCCGAGACCGTCTCGCACGAGGGCAGGCTGCGTCATCCGCGGGTGGACGGGCGCGAGACCGGCTGGGACGAGGCGCTCGACACCCTGGCCGCACGCTTTCGCGCCATCATCGAGGAACACGGTCCGGATGCCGTGGCCTTCTATGTCTCGGGGCAGCTGCTCACCGAGGACTACTACGTTGCCAACAAGCTGATGAAGGGCTTCATCGGCTCGGCCAACATCGACACCAATTCGCGCCTGTGCATGTCCTCGGCGGTGGCCGGGCACAAGCGCGCCTTCGGTGCCGACACGGTGCCGGGCTGCTACGAAGACCTCGAGCTGGCCGACCTGGTGGTGTTCGCCGGTTCCAACGCGGCCTGGTGCCACCCGGTGCTGTATCAGCGCATCGTGCGCGCCCGGCGTGAGCGCGCCGATGGCGAGCATCCGCTGCGCGTGGTGGTGATCGACCCGCGGCGCACCGCCACCTGCGACATCGCCGATCTGCACCTGCCGCTGCGCCCGGGCACCGACGCGGTGCTGTTCAACGGGCTGTTCGCCTGGCTGCACGACCAGGGGTACGGCGATCCGCTGTTCGTGGGCGAACAGTGCGAGGGCTTCGAGGAGGCGCTGCGCATCGCCCGCTGGTATGCCCCCTCGCCGGTGGCGGTGGCCGAGCACTGCGGGCTGGCGGTCGAGCAGGTCGAGACCTTCTACCGCTGGTTCGCGCGCACGCCGCGCACCGTCACCCTGTTCTCGCAAGGCATCAACCAGTCGAGCAGCGGCACCGACAAGGTCAATGCCATCCTCAACTGCCACCTGTTCACCGGGCGCATCGGCCTGCCGGGCGCCGGGCCCTTCTCGCTCACCGGCCAGCCGAACGCGATGGGCGGACGCGAGGTGGGCGGGCTGGCCAACCAGCTCGCCGCGCACATGGACTTCGAGCGCGAGGAACACATCGATCTGGTCGAGCGCTTCTGGCAGGCGCCCGGCATGGCCCGCCGTCCCGGCCTGAAGGCGGTGGACATGTTCCGTGCGCTCGACGAGGGGCGCATTCGTGCGATCTGGATCATGGGCACCAATCCGGCGGTGACCTTGCCCGACAGCAACCGGGTGCGCCGCGCGCTGTCGCGCTGCCCGCTGGTGGTGGTCTCCGACTGCGTGGAGACCGACACCACCGACTTCGCGCACATCCTGCTGCCCGCGGCGACCTGGGGCGAGAAGGAAGGGACGGTGACCAATTCCGAGCGCCGCATCTCGCGCCAGCGCGCCTTTCTCGAACCGCCCGGCGAGGCGCGGCCCGACTGCTGGATCCTGTCACGCTTCGCGCAGCGCCTGGGCTTTGCCGGCTTCGACTACGCCGGGCCGCACGAGATCTTTCGCGAGCACGCACGCCTGTCGGCCTTCGAGAACGGCGGCGAGCGTGACTTCGACCTGTCCGGCCTGCAGGACATCGACCGCGCCGCCTACGACGCCCTCGCGCCCGTGCAGTGGCCGGTCCTCGCGCCGGGGCAGGGGACGGCACGCCTGCTCGGCCGGAGCGGTTTCTACACGCCCAACCGGCGGGCACGCTTCGTCGCGATCACCCCGCGTCCGCCCGCGCACCTGACCGATCCCGACTACCCGTTGGTGCTCAACACCGGGCGGGTGCGCGACCAGTGGCACACCATGACCCGCACCGGGCGTTCGCCGCGCCTGACCGGGCATGTCAGCGAGCCCTATGCCGAGCTGCATCCGCTGGATGCCCGTGAGCGCGGTATCGAGGACGGTTGCCTGGTGCAGCTGAGCAGCCGCTGGGGCGAGGTCATCGTGCGTGCCCGGGTGGCCGACAGCCAGCAGCGCGGCTGCGTCTTCGTGCCCATGCACTGGAACGACCGCTTCGCCAGCGCGGCGCGCGCCGATGCGCTGGTCAATCCGGCGCTCGATCCGGTCTCGGGCCAGCCCGAGTTCAAGCACACCCCGGTGCGCGTGGTGTGCTATGCCCCGGTGTGGTACGGCTTCGTGCTGACCCGGCGCGAGATCGTGCCCGAACAGGCCACCTACTGGAGCCGGGCGCGCCGCGAGGGGCTGTGGCACTACGAACTGGCCGGCGAGGAGGCCCCGCAGGACTGGGCCGCGTGTGCGCGGCGCATGCTGATCGATGACACGGGCGGGCAGGGCGCCTGGGCCGAGCTGTTCGACACCGCCGCCTCCACCTACCGTGCCGCGCTGTTCGACGGCGAGCGGCTCGAGGCCTGCATCTTCATCGGCCCCGATTTCCAGCTGCCCGAGCGCGACTGGCTGGTGCGCCTGTTCGCCGAGGAACGCCTCGACCCGCGCCAGCGCCAGCGGGTGCTCGCGGGCACCCCGGGGGCGAACCAGAAGGACGCCGGGCGTATCGTCTGTTCCTGTTTTTCGGTCGGCCGCAACACCCTGATCGAGGCCATCCGCGAGGGCGCCGCCTCCCCCGAGGCGCTGGGCGAGCGGCTGCAGGCCGGTACCAACTGCGGTTCCTGCGTGCCCGAGCTGCGCGCCCTGATCGCCGAGACGGTGCAGGGCAGTGGCTGA
- the mobB gene encoding molybdopterin-guanine dinucleotide biosynthesis protein B, whose translation MADPRLQFGDFPVPVLGLAARSGTGKTTLLERLIPALRAAGVRVAVIKHSHHDIELDRPGKDSHRLREAGADQIMLASPYRSFWVGEGDGETLPPLHELLDRLDVGRIELVLLEGYRHLAHARIEVYRAACGNPPLAPDDPHVIAVAADTALDLPLPVLPLNDTEAVRDFVLGLLA comes from the coding sequence GTGGCTGATCCTCGGCTGCAGTTCGGCGATTTCCCGGTGCCGGTACTGGGCCTGGCGGCGCGCTCGGGCACCGGCAAGACCACCCTGCTCGAACGCCTGATCCCGGCCCTGCGCGCCGCCGGGGTGCGCGTGGCAGTGATCAAGCATTCGCATCACGACATCGAGCTCGACCGCCCCGGCAAGGACAGCCACCGCCTGCGCGAGGCCGGGGCCGACCAGATCATGCTCGCCTCGCCGTACCGCAGCTTCTGGGTCGGCGAGGGCGATGGAGAAACACTGCCGCCGCTGCACGAGCTGCTCGACCGCCTCGATGTCGGGCGCATCGAACTGGTATTGCTCGAAGGCTACCGCCACCTGGCGCATGCGCGCATCGAGGTGTATCGCGCCGCCTGCGGCAACCCGCCACTGGCCCCGGACGATCCCCATGTCATCGCCGTGGCCGCCGACACCGCACTCGACCTGCCGCTGCCCGTGCTGCCGTTGAACGACACCGAGGCGGTACGCGATTTCGTGCTGGGGCTGCTGGCCTGA
- a CDS encoding cytochrome b/b6 domain-containing protein, whose product MKQTTQDTTNIRRVAVWSGWLRLSHLVVGSAVLVLMVTGWLMRHAPSVEAVAVDWHYLAAALLVPGMVLRIWLLFAGRPEERGSQWMPGDDEWHAVAQTLRFYLSLGRAPLPRWYAHNPLWKPLYLLLYLLLGVLLLTGTLYEQQPLLAGIYLPDVHSVFATAVTLLLVAHVITALWHDWKGQADDVSAIINGHRLFVTERPGPDGVGRHETVVPLDQIGRPPRDD is encoded by the coding sequence ATGAAACAGACGACCCAGGACACGACGAACATCCGGCGGGTAGCGGTCTGGAGTGGCTGGCTGCGGCTGAGCCACCTGGTGGTGGGGAGCGCGGTGCTGGTGCTGATGGTCACCGGTTGGCTGATGCGCCACGCGCCCTCGGTCGAAGCCGTCGCGGTGGACTGGCATTACCTGGCCGCGGCGCTGCTGGTGCCCGGCATGGTATTGCGGATCTGGTTGCTGTTCGCCGGCCGGCCGGAAGAGCGCGGGTCGCAATGGATGCCGGGTGACGACGAGTGGCACGCGGTGGCGCAGACCCTGCGTTTCTACCTGAGCCTGGGACGTGCGCCACTGCCCCGCTGGTATGCGCACAATCCCCTGTGGAAGCCGTTGTACCTGCTGCTGTACCTGCTGCTCGGGGTGCTGCTGCTCACCGGTACCCTGTACGAGCAGCAGCCCCTGCTGGCGGGCATCTACCTGCCCGATGTGCATAGCGTGTTCGCCACTGCCGTGACCCTGCTGCTGGTCGCGCACGTGATCACCGCCCTGTGGCACGACTGGAAGGGCCAGGCAGACGATGTCTCGGCCATCATCAACGGTCATCGTCTGTTCGTCACCGAGCGGCCGGGACCGGACGGGGTCGGGCGGCACGAGACGGTGGTCCCGCTGGACCAGATCGGGCGTCCGCCACGCGACGACTGA
- a CDS encoding 2OG-Fe(II) oxygenase — protein MSSNPFPIERTFTPPATFREVKPHTFIYERPNTLPADWCEEMIRRFEAHPEHQTPGRIGQTQGLDTGVKRTMDLVVSNKPEWRDVDQLFFRCMAAAMKEFREAFPFFKGPFKDMGYQIQRYLPGEYYHWHIDGGSHQFADRQLVALWYLNDVPEGAGGRTQFLYQDVSVRPEQGKMALFPPFWTHEHRSEVLREGVKYIATTWVVFR, from the coding sequence ATGAGCAGCAACCCCTTTCCGATCGAGCGTACCTTCACCCCGCCGGCGACCTTTCGCGAGGTCAAGCCGCATACCTTCATCTACGAGCGGCCGAACACCCTGCCGGCGGACTGGTGCGAGGAGATGATCCGTCGCTTCGAGGCGCATCCCGAGCACCAGACCCCGGGCCGCATCGGCCAGACCCAGGGCCTGGATACCGGGGTCAAGCGCACCATGGACCTGGTGGTGAGCAACAAGCCCGAGTGGCGCGACGTGGACCAGCTGTTCTTCCGCTGCATGGCGGCGGCGATGAAGGAGTTTCGCGAGGCCTTTCCGTTCTTCAAGGGGCCCTTCAAGGACATGGGCTACCAGATCCAGCGTTACCTGCCGGGCGAGTACTACCACTGGCACATCGACGGCGGCAGTCACCAGTTCGCCGATCGCCAGCTGGTGGCCCTGTGGTACCTGAACGACGTGCCCGAGGGCGCGGGCGGGCGCACCCAATTCCTGTACCAGGATGTCAGCGTACGTCCCGAGCAGGGCAAGATGGCGCTGTTCCCGCCCTTCTGGACCCACGAGCACCGCTCCGAGGTACTGCGCGAGGGCGTCAAGTACATCGCCACCACCTGGGTGGTGTTCCGCTGA
- a CDS encoding SulP family inorganic anion transporter: MFQLTCPGRQCVKNDVLSGLTVALALVPEAVAFAFVAGVEPLVGLYGAFLMGLITALLGGRPGMISGATGAMAVVMVSLVASYGVEYLFAALLLTGALQVAAGVLRLGKFIRLVPYPVMLGFVNGLAIVIFLAQLQQFQTTGPDGETAWLSGEPLWLMLGLVALTMAIIQFLPRLTSAVPASLAAIVTVTLLVIGLDLDTRSVVDVLREMSGDPNASIAGGLPEFHIPSVPLTWETLQIILPYSLILAGVGLIESLLTLTLIDELTETRGRGNRECIGQGVANTVNGLLGGMGGMGGMGGMGGMGGMGGMGGCAMIGQSLININSGGRGRLSGISAALFLLIFILFASGLIERIPVAALVGVMFVVVLGTFEWATFRMIGRVPKADIFVTILVAVITVVSDLAVAVITVVSDLAVAVIVGVIVSALVFAWEHAKQMRAETHIDENGAKIYELHGPLFFGSVQNFHDLFDPKNDPVEVIVDFYDSRVADHSGIEAIDSLAERYQRHGKTLHLRHLSPECRDLLEKAGDLVEVNLLEDPRYYVADDRLA; the protein is encoded by the coding sequence ATGTTCCAGCTCACCTGTCCCGGCCGGCAGTGCGTCAAGAACGACGTGTTGTCCGGTCTCACCGTTGCCCTCGCTCTGGTCCCCGAGGCCGTGGCCTTCGCCTTCGTTGCCGGCGTCGAGCCGCTGGTGGGGCTCTACGGTGCCTTCCTGATGGGACTGATCACCGCTCTGCTGGGCGGCCGCCCGGGGATGATCTCGGGTGCCACCGGCGCCATGGCGGTGGTGATGGTCTCGCTGGTGGCCAGCTACGGTGTGGAATACCTGTTTGCCGCGCTGTTGCTCACCGGCGCCCTGCAGGTGGCGGCCGGCGTGCTGCGACTGGGCAAGTTCATCCGCCTGGTGCCCTACCCGGTGATGCTGGGCTTCGTGAACGGGCTGGCGATCGTGATCTTCCTCGCCCAGTTGCAGCAGTTCCAGACCACCGGCCCCGACGGCGAGACGGCCTGGCTGTCGGGCGAGCCGCTGTGGCTGATGCTGGGACTGGTCGCGCTGACCATGGCGATCATCCAGTTCCTGCCACGCCTGACCAGCGCGGTGCCGGCCTCGCTGGCGGCCATCGTGACCGTCACCCTGCTGGTCATCGGGCTCGACCTGGACACCCGCTCGGTGGTGGACGTGCTGCGCGAGATGAGCGGCGACCCCAACGCCAGCATCGCCGGCGGCCTGCCCGAGTTCCACATCCCGAGCGTGCCGCTCACCTGGGAGACGCTGCAGATCATCCTGCCCTACAGCCTGATCCTCGCCGGCGTGGGCCTGATCGAGTCGCTGCTCACCCTCACCCTGATCGACGAGCTGACCGAGACCCGCGGCCGCGGCAACCGGGAATGCATCGGCCAGGGCGTGGCCAACACGGTCAACGGCCTGCTCGGCGGCATGGGCGGCATGGGCGGCATGGGCGGCATGGGCGGCATGGGCGGCATGGGCGGCATGGGCGGCTGCGCCATGATCGGCCAGTCGCTGATCAACATCAATTCGGGCGGACGCGGCCGGCTCTCGGGCATCAGCGCGGCGCTGTTCCTGCTGATATTCATCCTGTTCGCCTCGGGGCTGATCGAACGGATCCCGGTGGCCGCGCTGGTGGGCGTGATGTTCGTGGTGGTGCTGGGTACCTTCGAATGGGCCACCTTCCGCATGATCGGCAGGGTGCCGAAGGCGGACATCTTCGTCACCATACTGGTGGCGGTGATCACGGTGGTCTCCGACCTGGCGGTGGCGGTGATCACGGTGGTCTCCGACCTGGCGGTGGCGGTGATCGTGGGGGTGATCGTCTCGGCGCTGGTGTTCGCCTGGGAGCACGCCAAGCAGATGCGCGCCGAGACCCACATCGACGAGAACGGCGCCAAGATCTACGAACTGCACGGCCCGCTGTTCTTCGGCTCGGTGCAGAACTTCCACGACCTGTTCGACCCGAAGAACGATCCGGTCGAGGTGATCGTCGACTTCTACGACTCGCGGGTGGCCGACCACTCCGGCATCGAGGCCATCGACAGCCTGGCCGAGCGCTACCAGCGCCACGGCAAGACCCTGCACCTGCGCCACCTCAGCCCCGAGTGCCGCGACCTGCTGGAAAAGGCCGGCGACCTGGTGGAAGTCAACCTGCTGGAAGACCCGCGCTACTACGTGGCCGACGACCGACTGGCCTGA